One Salmo trutta chromosome 24, fSalTru1.1, whole genome shotgun sequence genomic region harbors:
- the LOC115160795 gene encoding amyotrophic lateral sclerosis 2 chromosomal region candidate gene 12 protein homolog isoform X1: MDMQGFLQDMQEQMGKLTDLLKDERRSHQHSCRALLDEAERRAERVRQQHQQEMEQLMQAHRSEISALVTLHTKTLEGEKGCAEERCALLEKDYDFLKSSFRTYKDSIFEEMRSSWLKKENSWKEEQEKHLMDQLMHSREQLNKSEQEKDNQRKAFEAEIAELQARFEEEIQVLAGELIEKDVTISLLRTAYHQTQEQLDVVTCRMSDVGKNPSQLGPRRISCVTQEPTEP; encoded by the exons ATGGACAT GCAGGGTTTTTTGCAGGACATGCAGGAGCAGATGGGGAAACTGACAGACCTCCTAAAGGATGAACGGCGGTCCCACCAGCACAGCTGCCGTGCG CTGTTGGACGAAGCAGAGCGGAGAGCTGAGAGAGTTAGGCAGCAGCATCAACAGGAGATGGA GCAGCTAATGCAGGCCCACAGATCAGAGATCAGTGCTTTGGTGACCCTCCATACGAAGACTCTGGAGGGGGAGAAGGGCTGTGCAGAGGAGAGATGTG CCCTGCTGGAGAAAGATTATGACTTCCTCAAAAGCTCCTTCCGCACCTACAAG GACAGTATATTTGAGGAGATGCGTAGCAGCTGGCTAAAGAAGGAGAACAGCTGGAAAGAGGAGCAGGAAAAGCATCTCATGGACCAACTGATGCATT CACGTGAGCAGCTGAACAAAAGTGAGCAGGAAAAGGATAACCAAAGAAAGGCCTTTGAGGCAGAAATAGCAGAACTCCAGGCCAGGTTTGAGGAGGAGATACAG GTACTAGCTGGTGAGCTGATAGAGAAGGATGTAACCATCAGTTTGTTGAGAACAGCTTATCACCAGACACAAGAGCAACTGGATGTGGTG ACCTGTCGTATGTCAGACGTCGGGAAAAACCCAAGCCAGCTCGGACCAAGACGCATTTCATGCGTCACACAAGAACCAACAGAGCCATAG
- the LOC115160795 gene encoding amyotrophic lateral sclerosis 2 chromosomal region candidate gene 12 protein homolog isoform X2 yields MQEQMGKLTDLLKDERRSHQHSCRALLDEAERRAERVRQQHQQEMEQLMQAHRSEISALVTLHTKTLEGEKGCAEERCALLEKDYDFLKSSFRTYKDSIFEEMRSSWLKKENSWKEEQEKHLMDQLMHSREQLNKSEQEKDNQRKAFEAEIAELQARFEEEIQVLAGELIEKDVTISLLRTAYHQTQEQLDVVTCRMSDVGKNPSQLGPRRISCVTQEPTEP; encoded by the exons ATGCAGGAGCAGATGGGGAAACTGACAGACCTCCTAAAGGATGAACGGCGGTCCCACCAGCACAGCTGCCGTGCG CTGTTGGACGAAGCAGAGCGGAGAGCTGAGAGAGTTAGGCAGCAGCATCAACAGGAGATGGA GCAGCTAATGCAGGCCCACAGATCAGAGATCAGTGCTTTGGTGACCCTCCATACGAAGACTCTGGAGGGGGAGAAGGGCTGTGCAGAGGAGAGATGTG CCCTGCTGGAGAAAGATTATGACTTCCTCAAAAGCTCCTTCCGCACCTACAAG GACAGTATATTTGAGGAGATGCGTAGCAGCTGGCTAAAGAAGGAGAACAGCTGGAAAGAGGAGCAGGAAAAGCATCTCATGGACCAACTGATGCATT CACGTGAGCAGCTGAACAAAAGTGAGCAGGAAAAGGATAACCAAAGAAAGGCCTTTGAGGCAGAAATAGCAGAACTCCAGGCCAGGTTTGAGGAGGAGATACAG GTACTAGCTGGTGAGCTGATAGAGAAGGATGTAACCATCAGTTTGTTGAGAACAGCTTATCACCAGACACAAGAGCAACTGGATGTGGTG ACCTGTCGTATGTCAGACGTCGGGAAAAACCCAAGCCAGCTCGGACCAAGACGCATTTCATGCGTCACACAAGAACCAACAGAGCCATAG
- the LOC115160795 gene encoding amyotrophic lateral sclerosis 2 chromosomal region candidate gene 12 protein homolog isoform X3 has product MNGGPTSTAAVRCWTKQSGELRELGSSINRRWSRQLMQAHRSEISALVTLHTKTLEGEKGCAEERCALLEKDYDFLKSSFRTYKDSIFEEMRSSWLKKENSWKEEQEKHLMDQLMHSREQLNKSEQEKDNQRKAFEAEIAELQARFEEEIQVLAGELIEKDVTISLLRTAYHQTQEQLDVVTCRMSDVGKNPSQLGPRRISCVTQEPTEP; this is encoded by the exons ATGAACGGCGGTCCCACCAGCACAGCTGCCGTGCG CTGTTGGACGAAGCAGAGCGGAGAGCTGAGAGAGTTAGGCAGCAGCATCAACAGGAGATGGAGTAG GCAGCTAATGCAGGCCCACAGATCAGAGATCAGTGCTTTGGTGACCCTCCATACGAAGACTCTGGAGGGGGAGAAGGGCTGTGCAGAGGAGAGATGTG CCCTGCTGGAGAAAGATTATGACTTCCTCAAAAGCTCCTTCCGCACCTACAAG GACAGTATATTTGAGGAGATGCGTAGCAGCTGGCTAAAGAAGGAGAACAGCTGGAAAGAGGAGCAGGAAAAGCATCTCATGGACCAACTGATGCATT CACGTGAGCAGCTGAACAAAAGTGAGCAGGAAAAGGATAACCAAAGAAAGGCCTTTGAGGCAGAAATAGCAGAACTCCAGGCCAGGTTTGAGGAGGAGATACAG GTACTAGCTGGTGAGCTGATAGAGAAGGATGTAACCATCAGTTTGTTGAGAACAGCTTATCACCAGACACAAGAGCAACTGGATGTGGTG ACCTGTCGTATGTCAGACGTCGGGAAAAACCCAAGCCAGCTCGGACCAAGACGCATTTCATGCGTCACACAAGAACCAACAGAGCCATAG
- the LOC115160794 gene encoding caspase-8, whose amino-acid sequence MDFQRLLLQVEQALSSEEVQALAFLCKDLLDKDLNSVTTASKLFSLLMDQELLSPDQPYLLADLLLTIQRNSLMRGLGLNNQLPTTSILISPYRKLLFNLSENITTDELREIKFLLSNELPRRKLEDNLTTLQLFLEMEKIDILSIIKLNTLESIFGIVCPMLKTTIKKYRTQNSLAGPGTQETGVGQFRPRSVSEAHPGIQAASMLPKRPVSCELSVERYSHSDETLIPPTYFSSSQPSAKVSSLNRSDTSLDVRRVSYSMDAGLSHGLSLLSTNGDNCAALIKEYHHVSSTSSCGDNKNFGPADPQTGNTKREELGEYSMTGKKRGFCLIINNNDFRNSPQLLKQREGTHIDKKSLESVFKWLGFETQTEPDCSREKILSLLVELRNRDHSQMDCLVCCVLSHGLEGGVYGVDGLEVSVRELTKPFSGLECSSLRDKPKLFFIQACQGNKEQKQVFIQSDGPGPSSTTTSSICTDAVVHRDSIPTDADFLLGMATVPHFASFRDKRQGTWFIQSLCQNLINLVPSGYDLLSILTKVNDDVSRKTNGIKKQMPQPAYSLRKRVVFPIPIEPPPKL is encoded by the exons ATGGATTTCCAAAGGCTGCTGTTGCAGGTGGAACAAGCCCTGAGCAGTGAAGAAGTACAAGCACTTGCATTTCTTTGCAAAGATTTACTGGATAAAGACCTGAACTCAGTGACCACAGCTAGTAAACTCTTCTCTCTTCTGATGGACCAAGAACTGTTATCCCCTGATCAACCTTACTTGCTTGCTGACCTACTACTCACCATCCAGCGGAACAGCTTGATGCGAGGCCTTGGCCTCAACAACCAGCTACCAACAACCAGCATCCTCATCTCTCCTTATAG AAAGCTGCTGTTTAACCTGTCAGAGAACATCACTACAGATGAGTTGAGGGAGATCAAGTTCTTGTTGAGTAATGAACTCCCTCGTAGAAAACTAGAGGACAACCTG ACTACCTTGCAATTATTCCTGGAAATGGAGAAAATTGATATTTTGAGCATCATAAAACTAAACACTCTTGAAAGCATTTTTGGAATTGTCTGCCCCATGTTGAAAACAACAATCAAAAAGTATAGGACGCAGAATTCCTTAGCTG GGCCAGGAACTCAAGAGACAGGGGTGGGACAGTTCAGACCAAGATCTGTGTCTGAAGCTCATCCAGGAATCCAG GCTGCCTCCATGCTTCCAAAGAGGCCTGTCTCTTGTGAACTATCAG TTGAACGGTATAGCCATTCTGACGAGACTCTCATTCCCCCCACTTACTTCTCGAGTTCACAGCCTTCAGCCAAG GTATCCTCTCTGAATCGATCTGACACCTCTCTGG ATGTTCGGAGAGTCTCATATTCGATGGATGCAGGACTTTCACATGGGCTGAGTCTCCTAAGTACCAATGGGGACAACTGTGCTGCTCTCATTAAAG AGTATCATCATGTTTCATCCACATCCTCATGTGGAGACAATAAGAACTTTGGCCCAGCAGATCCTCAGACAGGAAACACCAAAAGAGAG GAACTGGGAGAATATTCTATGACAGGAAAAAAGAGAGGTTTCTGTCTGATCATTAACAACAATGACTTTAGAAATTCCCCTCAACTGTTAAAACAAAGAGAGGGAACACACATTGACAAAA agagtTTGGAGAGTGTGTTTAAGTGGCTGGGCTTTGAGACACAGACTGAGCCAGACTGCAGTCGGGAGAAGATACTATCTCTACTTGTGGAGCTGCGCAACCGGGATCACAGCCAGATGGACTGCCTGGTGTGCTGCGTTCTGAGCCACGGcctagagggaggtgtttacggGGTGGACGGGCTGGAGGTCAGTGTCAGGGAGCTCACAAAGCCCTTCTCTGGACTGGAGTGCAGCTCACTGAGGGACAAGCCCAAGCTGTTCTTCATTCAGGCCTGTCAGGGCAACAAGGAACAAAAGCAAGTGTTCATCCAGTCTGATGGCCCAGGACCAAGCTCTACTACCACCAGCTCTATCTGCACTGATGCAGTGGTACACAGAGACTCCATTCCCACTGATGCTGACTTCCTTCTGGGCATGGCCACTGTCCCTCACTTTGCCTCTTTTAGAGACAAGAGGCAGGGCACTTGGTTCATCCAGTCGTTGTGCCAGAACCTCATCAACTTGGTGCCCAG tgggTATGACTTGCTGTCCATCCTGACCAAGGTGAATGATGATGTCAGCAGGAAGACCAATGGCATTAAGAAGCAGATGCCCCAGCCTGCATACTCACTCAGAAAGAGGGTGGTCTTTCCCATTCCCATAGAACCACCTCCCAAACTGTGA
- the LOC115161486 gene encoding protein FAM237A-like → MDTTILNMFLATVLLMGCVCVVPLQGQKPGQVDPLTLSRASQCWTSSSELLLEMRSPRIADTVPAFWDLMVFLKSSDNRKHSALFWDLAQVFWDIYVDCVLSRTHGLGRRQLTWPHEQITAMRSLVTDKSFVQDSQTNVSKLKESSQGWLKIQVRHFGPGILNHIIRTRGIKSISIL, encoded by the exons ATGGATACTACAATCCTCAACATGTTTCTGGCTACAGTGCTGCTCATGGGCTGTGTATGTGTGGTACCTCTCCAAGGCCAGAAGCCAGGACAGGTGGACCCCCTGACTCTGAGCAGGGCATCACAGTGCTGGACCTCCTCCTCAGAACTCCTGCTGGAGATGCGCTCCCCGAGGATCGCTGACACTGTGCCTGCCTTCTGGGACCTGATGGTGTTCCTCAAGTCGTCAGACAACAGGAAGCACAGTGCTCTGTTCTGGGACCTGGCCCAGGTCTTCTGGGACATCTATGTGGATTGTGTCCTGTCCCGGACCCATGGACTGGGGAGGCGGCAGCTAACTTGGCCCCATGAGCAGATCACTGCAATGCGCTCACTCGTCACTGACA AATCTTTTGTTCAGGACTCACAGACTAACGTCTCCAAACTGAAGGAGTCATCTCAGGGATGGCTAAAGATCCAGGTTCGGCACTTTGGACCAGGCATTTTAAATCACATCATTCGTACCAGGGGGATCAAGAGTATATCTATTCTTTAA